Proteins co-encoded in one Rudaeicoccus suwonensis genomic window:
- a CDS encoding S9 family peptidase translates to MTTAAYGSWTSPLTTAELTSSGVGLSEVQVDGHDAYWLESRPSEGGRTTLMRLRGGEAVEMTPAPAHVRSMVHEYGGRPYAVGGGVVVFSDVRDGRLWLIEEDAAPRAITVDLGGPVLRYADLEVDAARRRVLAVREDHRGDGEAVNTIVSVDLDGAPGEGSVLVDGSDFVAAPRLSPDGARMAWLTWQHPSMPWDATVLWVGDHDAGGASALVGQDAPQSVAEIGWLADGSLAYSTDISGYWNLHVDGQSIHPVDNDCADPAWVFGIRGWCELPDGRIALRVWRDGRAHVALVHRDGQAAVELGAALATVDSMAVWRQSLLLKAGFDDRSAALITLDPNRPGDSERHIIRDSSTRQADPAYVPTPEPVTWTNAAGHEVHGFYYAPRNPLFDGPADERPPLLVASHGGPTSMSPPEYSSLFAFWTSRGIAILDVNYGGSTGRGRAYRERLQSNWGVVDVDDCCSGAQSLADRGLVDGHRMAIFGGSAGGFTTLACLAFRDTFAMGISLYGIGDLETLVRDTHKFESRYCDGLIGPYPQQRELYVERSPINHVDDLDCAMLLLQGADDKVVPPNQATAMADAVRAKGKPVALQIYDGEGHGFRDATNIRASYEAMLSFMGQVFGFTPADDLAPLHVDNL, encoded by the coding sequence ATGACGACTGCGGCATACGGCTCATGGACCTCCCCGCTGACGACGGCGGAACTGACATCTTCCGGCGTCGGCCTGAGTGAGGTGCAGGTCGACGGTCATGATGCCTACTGGCTCGAATCCCGCCCGAGCGAGGGTGGCCGGACGACGCTGATGCGGTTGCGGGGCGGCGAGGCCGTCGAGATGACCCCGGCGCCGGCGCATGTGCGTTCGATGGTGCACGAGTACGGCGGTCGGCCGTATGCCGTCGGTGGTGGTGTCGTGGTCTTCTCCGACGTGCGCGACGGCCGGCTGTGGCTCATTGAGGAAGACGCCGCACCTCGCGCGATCACCGTCGATCTGGGAGGTCCGGTGTTGCGCTACGCAGACCTTGAGGTCGACGCTGCGCGCCGCCGGGTGCTGGCGGTGCGCGAAGACCACCGCGGTGATGGCGAGGCCGTCAACACGATCGTGTCCGTCGATCTGGACGGAGCCCCGGGTGAGGGATCTGTGCTGGTCGACGGCTCGGATTTCGTTGCAGCGCCGCGTCTTTCACCCGACGGCGCACGTATGGCGTGGCTGACCTGGCAGCACCCGTCGATGCCATGGGACGCGACCGTGCTGTGGGTAGGGGATCACGACGCCGGTGGCGCCTCCGCGCTGGTGGGTCAGGATGCACCGCAGTCGGTCGCTGAGATCGGCTGGCTGGCTGATGGCTCCCTGGCGTATTCCACTGATATCAGCGGCTATTGGAACCTGCACGTCGACGGCCAGTCGATCCATCCGGTCGACAACGACTGCGCGGATCCGGCGTGGGTGTTTGGAATCCGCGGCTGGTGCGAACTGCCCGACGGGCGCATCGCTCTGCGTGTGTGGCGCGATGGACGAGCGCACGTGGCCCTCGTCCATCGTGACGGGCAAGCGGCGGTCGAGCTGGGTGCAGCACTCGCCACTGTTGATTCGATGGCGGTATGGCGCCAAAGCCTCTTGCTGAAAGCAGGTTTCGACGATCGAAGCGCAGCACTGATCACACTCGATCCCAATCGGCCTGGCGATTCGGAGCGTCACATCATCCGTGACTCCAGCACGCGACAGGCCGATCCGGCATACGTGCCCACGCCTGAACCGGTCACCTGGACCAATGCTGCCGGTCACGAGGTGCACGGGTTCTATTACGCGCCGCGCAACCCGCTGTTCGACGGTCCGGCCGACGAGCGACCTCCGCTGTTGGTTGCATCCCATGGCGGCCCGACATCGATGTCGCCGCCCGAATACTCCTCGCTGTTTGCCTTCTGGACCAGTCGTGGCATCGCGATCCTGGACGTCAACTACGGTGGCAGCACCGGCCGTGGGCGCGCGTATCGTGAACGTTTACAAAGTAATTGGGGCGTCGTCGACGTCGACGATTGCTGTTCTGGAGCACAGTCGCTCGCCGATCGGGGTCTGGTCGACGGTCACAGGATGGCCATCTTCGGCGGCAGCGCCGGTGGCTTCACCACGCTTGCCTGCTTGGCGTTCCGCGACACCTTCGCGATGGGCATCAGCCTCTACGGCATCGGCGATCTGGAGACGCTGGTGCGTGACACTCACAAGTTCGAGTCGCGTTACTGCGACGGGCTGATCGGGCCGTACCCGCAGCAGCGCGAGCTGTATGTCGAGCGCTCTCCGATCAACCACGTCGATGATCTGGACTGCGCGATGTTGCTGTTGCAGGGCGCCGACGACAAAGTGGTGCCGCCCAATCAGGCGACCGCGATGGCGGATGCCGTTCGTGCCAAGGGCAAACCGGTCGCTCTGCAGATCTACGACGGCGAAGGCCACGGGTTTCGTGACGCCACGAACATCCGGGCGTCATACGAGGCGATGTTGTCGTTCATGGGGCAGGTCTTCGGATTCACCCCTGCCGACGACCTCGCGCCGCTGCACGTCGACAACCTCTGA
- a CDS encoding SDR family NAD(P)-dependent oxidoreductase has product MNITDSTVALVTGAGSGLGEATARRLHADGAAIVIADLESSRGQAIADELGDRVVFVATDVRDELQVQAAVDAATGLGQLRVVVNCAGVATPGRIVSKRGTLPLADYARVIEINLIGTFNVLRLAATAMAENEPADGDRGVVVMTASVAAIDGQVGQAAYASSKAGVAGLTLPAARDLADKAIRVMTIAPGTFETPMLAGLDEKFRTVLEQQVPHPSRLGKPDEYASLVAHIVDNAMLNGEVIRLDGALRMPPR; this is encoded by the coding sequence ATGAATATCACCGATTCGACTGTCGCGCTGGTGACGGGCGCCGGATCCGGCCTCGGCGAGGCCACGGCCCGACGGCTGCACGCCGACGGCGCCGCGATCGTGATCGCCGACCTGGAGTCCTCTCGCGGTCAGGCCATCGCCGACGAACTCGGCGACCGGGTCGTCTTCGTCGCGACCGATGTGCGTGACGAGCTGCAGGTTCAGGCGGCGGTCGACGCGGCAACCGGGCTCGGGCAGCTGCGGGTCGTCGTCAACTGCGCGGGCGTCGCGACGCCCGGCCGCATCGTGAGCAAGCGCGGCACGCTGCCGCTGGCGGACTACGCGCGCGTGATCGAGATCAACCTGATCGGCACCTTCAACGTGCTGCGGCTTGCTGCGACGGCGATGGCCGAGAACGAGCCTGCCGACGGCGACCGTGGCGTCGTGGTGATGACCGCATCGGTTGCGGCGATCGACGGCCAGGTGGGGCAGGCGGCATACGCCTCGTCGAAGGCGGGTGTCGCGGGTTTGACCCTGCCCGCCGCGCGCGACCTGGCTGACAAGGCGATCCGCGTCATGACCATCGCGCCCGGCACCTTCGAGACGCCGATGCTGGCCGGTCTCGACGAGAAGTTCCGCACGGTGCTGGAGCAGCAGGTGCCGCACCCGTCGCGTCTCGGCAAGCCGGACGAATACGCCTCGCTGGTCGCGCACATCGTCGACAACGCGATGCTGAACGGCGAGGTCATCCGCCTCGACGGCGCGCTGCGCATGCCCCCGCGCTGA
- a CDS encoding DUF6421 family protein, whose protein sequence is MGVFPRVLVEQAHSSAWSLSHETAARMNPANPEDSSLVLAAEALTSRGFEVAGHYDGQIDSEALRGTDVFVIDHPSSRHAERVTGDLPAVFADAELDAITEFVHAGGGLVVLAECEQDTYGNNLNELLARFGVQVVSTTVHESAASGRRHHGNATWVRAEIAGGLGQGLLAGVGEVCFYRAGVLAVEPGTDAQVLARTSATAYPSHEPLAVAVTYGAGRVVVLSDSDLIGDDSIDELDHRRFWTNLVTWASVGSRQAQDVTSLGSGVERSAEWRSLKAAVEELRLMQRKDGSIDAEQHDLARAGALVDTIVAEIAALAPRFPHDAAYLAALPGDFATWVDGGFGVPDFLDSLVLFRPDQSRADGIEHLVVFPMYTQNGNPDRVFEALLLSVSWPEWLAKVEASYDNPMFLAVNFIDFTPGYDTNSAVLFPETVAVREVPKFYWGAIFCDREGARFRRVVTAASELLSLQLPPDAERLVGSQELAQSTFAMWDLIHDRTHSHGDLPFDPFMIKQRMPFWMYALEELRCDLNTFRQAVKLEAEGQPYARSVQLAILFDRLFRFPITGDRVRNYDGLGGQLMFAYLHKHDALHWTDNKLSFDWRRVPEVVVALCDEVETLYRSGIDRSRVGHWLASYEFVSSYVAPHPASTWARGADALPLDGPVKELTNLVQPDEFPLNVFYEALRKKMATVIASTAGITAADEAAA, encoded by the coding sequence ATGGGCGTCTTTCCCCGAGTGCTGGTCGAGCAGGCACACAGCAGTGCATGGTCGCTGAGCCATGAGACCGCGGCGCGGATGAACCCCGCCAACCCCGAGGACAGCTCGCTGGTGCTGGCTGCCGAGGCGCTCACCTCGCGTGGTTTCGAGGTGGCCGGCCACTACGACGGCCAGATCGACTCCGAGGCCCTGCGTGGCACCGACGTCTTCGTCATCGACCACCCCTCCAGTCGTCACGCTGAGCGTGTCACCGGTGACCTGCCCGCCGTCTTCGCCGACGCCGAGCTCGACGCGATCACCGAATTCGTCCATGCCGGAGGCGGACTCGTCGTTCTCGCCGAGTGCGAGCAGGACACCTACGGCAACAACCTCAACGAGTTGCTCGCCCGCTTCGGCGTGCAGGTCGTCAGCACGACAGTGCACGAATCCGCTGCCAGCGGCCGCCGTCACCACGGCAATGCCACCTGGGTGCGCGCCGAGATAGCGGGCGGCCTGGGACAGGGCCTGCTGGCCGGTGTCGGCGAGGTCTGCTTCTACCGCGCCGGTGTGTTGGCGGTCGAGCCGGGCACCGACGCGCAGGTGCTGGCACGCACCAGCGCGACGGCATACCCCTCGCACGAGCCGCTGGCTGTCGCCGTGACGTATGGCGCAGGTCGTGTGGTCGTGCTTTCCGACTCCGACCTCATCGGCGACGACTCCATCGACGAACTGGACCACCGCAGGTTCTGGACCAACCTGGTGACCTGGGCCTCGGTCGGTTCGCGCCAGGCGCAGGACGTCACCTCCCTCGGCAGCGGCGTCGAGCGCTCCGCCGAATGGCGCAGCCTCAAGGCCGCAGTCGAGGAGCTACGGCTCATGCAGCGTAAGGACGGCTCGATCGACGCCGAGCAGCACGACCTCGCGCGTGCGGGTGCGCTCGTCGACACGATTGTCGCCGAAATCGCAGCACTGGCGCCGCGATTCCCCCACGATGCGGCATACCTCGCTGCGCTGCCCGGTGACTTCGCGACGTGGGTCGATGGCGGTTTCGGTGTGCCCGACTTCCTGGACTCCCTCGTGCTCTTCCGCCCCGACCAGTCGCGCGCCGACGGCATCGAGCACCTCGTCGTCTTCCCGATGTACACCCAGAACGGCAACCCGGACCGCGTCTTCGAGGCGCTGCTGTTGTCGGTCTCGTGGCCGGAATGGCTGGCCAAGGTCGAGGCGTCCTACGACAACCCGATGTTCCTGGCGGTCAACTTCATCGATTTCACCCCCGGTTATGACACCAACTCGGCGGTGCTCTTCCCCGAGACCGTCGCGGTGCGCGAGGTGCCGAAGTTCTACTGGGGTGCGATCTTCTGTGACCGCGAGGGTGCCCGTTTCCGTCGCGTCGTGACCGCCGCCTCGGAGCTGCTGTCACTGCAACTGCCGCCGGACGCCGAGCGCCTCGTGGGTTCGCAGGAGCTGGCGCAGTCGACCTTCGCCATGTGGGATCTCATCCACGACCGCACGCACAGCCACGGCGACCTGCCGTTCGACCCGTTCATGATCAAGCAGCGGATGCCGTTCTGGATGTACGCGCTCGAGGAGTTGCGCTGTGACCTCAACACCTTCCGCCAGGCGGTGAAACTCGAGGCCGAGGGTCAGCCGTACGCCCGATCTGTCCAGCTGGCAATCCTGTTCGACCGGTTGTTCCGTTTCCCGATCACCGGTGACCGGGTGCGCAACTACGACGGTCTCGGCGGCCAGCTGATGTTCGCCTACCTGCACAAGCACGACGCCCTGCACTGGACCGACAACAAGCTGTCCTTCGACTGGCGTCGGGTGCCCGAAGTCGTCGTCGCCCTGTGCGACGAGGTCGAGACGCTGTACCGCAGCGGCATCGACCGCTCCCGTGTCGGGCACTGGCTCGCGTCATACGAATTCGTGAGTTCGTATGTCGCACCCCACCCAGCCTCCACCTGGGCTCGTGGCGCTGATGCCCTCCCGCTGGACGGCCCGGTCAAGGAGCTCACCAACCTCGTGCAGCCGGACGAGTTCCCGCTCAACGTGTTCTACGAGGCCCTGCGCAAGAAGATGGCGACCGTCATCGCCTCGACCGCCGGTATCACCGCGGCGGACGAGGCCGCCGCGTGA
- a CDS encoding transglycosylase family protein, with protein sequence MRYAPRHKVDRPSAIGRRTVGVMMASAATVGAGLSTASHAKADTPWNVWDRVATCESGNNWSINTGNGFYGGLQFTQQTWLAFGGGQYASSAQYATRDQQILVAQATLRAQGPGAWPVCSVRAGLTRANGLAVVVGGGTSTPTPTPTPAPTPKPTPTPTKPVTSSGALVIDGIPGPLTTRAAQQWLGVRQDGASWLPADYNTVVALQAKVGVTRDGIIGPVTTAALQRYLGMPRNGASSIQGTTAMALQRFLNSRM encoded by the coding sequence TTGCGTTACGCACCAAGGCACAAGGTCGATCGCCCGTCCGCCATAGGTCGTCGCACCGTCGGTGTGATGATGGCATCCGCGGCAACTGTCGGTGCCGGCCTGTCGACCGCCTCCCACGCCAAGGCGGACACGCCGTGGAACGTCTGGGATCGCGTCGCCACCTGTGAATCGGGCAACAACTGGTCGATCAACACCGGCAACGGCTTCTACGGTGGTCTGCAGTTCACGCAGCAGACTTGGCTCGCCTTCGGCGGTGGCCAGTACGCCTCCAGCGCGCAGTACGCCACGCGGGACCAGCAGATCCTCGTCGCGCAGGCGACGTTGCGGGCGCAGGGTCCCGGTGCCTGGCCAGTGTGCTCGGTGCGCGCCGGCCTCACCCGCGCCAACGGTCTGGCCGTCGTCGTCGGTGGTGGTACCTCCACACCCACTCCGACCCCGACACCGGCGCCCACGCCGAAGCCGACTCCCACCCCGACCAAGCCGGTCACGAGCAGCGGTGCGCTCGTCATCGACGGCATCCCCGGTCCGCTCACCACGCGTGCGGCACAGCAGTGGCTCGGTGTTCGTCAGGACGGCGCAAGTTGGCTGCCGGCCGACTACAACACGGTCGTCGCCCTGCAGGCAAAGGTCGGTGTCACCCGCGACGGCATCATCGGACCGGTAACCACGGCGGCGTTGCAGCGCTACCTCGGTATGCCGCGCAACGGTGCGTCCTCGATTCAGGGCACCACGGCGATGGCGCTGCAGCGTTTCCTGAACAGCCGCATGTGA
- a CDS encoding acyl-CoA dehydrogenase family protein yields MPVERVLPTADAADLIDLTRELARRELSPAVDAAEASATPPRELFCTLGRAGLLSLPYDEAYGGGGQPYEVYLQVVEELASAWMSVAVGVSVHSLTAFPVAMYGTDEQRETMLASMLSGESLGAYCLSEREAGSDIGSMRTRATASPDGASYRIRGTKSWISHAAHADYYTSFVRTDDTDGKGLSCFVVPADRAGLSFGAPERKMGLAGDPVAEVSYDDVEVGAHEMVGARGEGMHIALAALDAGRLGIAAAATGLAQSALDLAAAYAAQRQQFGTAIAQFQGLAFLLADMEASTTAARATYLHAARLKDAGRPFSKQAAVAKLVATDAAMKVTTDAVQVLGGAGYTRDFPAERFMREAKVTQIFEGTNQIQRLVISRQLLAEISNQKGSQQ; encoded by the coding sequence ATGCCGGTCGAACGCGTACTGCCCACTGCCGATGCGGCCGACCTGATCGACCTCACCCGCGAACTCGCCCGACGGGAGCTGTCCCCAGCCGTCGATGCCGCTGAGGCAAGCGCCACTCCGCCGCGCGAGTTGTTCTGCACCCTGGGCCGAGCCGGCCTTCTCTCCCTGCCGTACGACGAGGCCTACGGCGGTGGCGGTCAGCCGTACGAGGTCTATCTGCAGGTGGTCGAGGAGCTCGCGAGCGCATGGATGAGCGTGGCGGTCGGGGTCTCGGTGCACTCGCTGACGGCCTTCCCCGTCGCGATGTACGGCACCGACGAGCAGCGCGAGACGATGCTGGCGTCCATGCTGAGCGGCGAATCACTCGGCGCTTACTGCCTGTCCGAACGCGAGGCCGGCTCCGACATCGGCAGCATGCGCACCCGCGCGACGGCCTCGCCGGACGGCGCGTCATACCGAATCAGAGGCACGAAGAGCTGGATCTCGCACGCGGCGCACGCCGACTACTACACGTCGTTCGTGCGCACCGACGACACAGACGGCAAGGGACTGTCGTGCTTCGTGGTGCCTGCCGACCGCGCCGGGCTCAGCTTCGGCGCGCCGGAACGCAAGATGGGCCTCGCCGGGGATCCGGTCGCCGAGGTGTCGTATGACGATGTCGAGGTCGGCGCGCACGAGATGGTCGGCGCACGCGGCGAGGGCATGCACATCGCGCTCGCGGCGCTCGACGCCGGACGACTCGGAATCGCAGCAGCCGCAACAGGTCTGGCCCAGTCCGCGCTCGATCTCGCTGCGGCATACGCGGCGCAACGCCAGCAGTTCGGCACGGCGATCGCGCAGTTCCAGGGGCTGGCGTTCCTGCTCGCCGACATGGAGGCCTCGACCACCGCGGCGCGCGCGACCTATCTGCATGCGGCGCGGTTGAAGGATGCCGGTCGTCCGTTCAGCAAACAGGCGGCCGTCGCGAAGCTCGTGGCGACCGATGCCGCCATGAAGGTCACCACCGACGCAGTGCAGGTGCTCGGCGGCGCCGGTTACACCCGCGACTTCCCCGCCGAGCGATTCATGCGCGAGGCGAAGGTCACCCAGATCTTCGAAGGCACCAACCAGATCCAGCGACTGGTGATCTCCCGCCAGCTGCTGGCCGAGATCAGCAACCAGAAGGGTTCGCAGCAATGA
- a CDS encoding threonine/serine ThrE exporter family protein, producing MAQHGEYTDPGGIPLPGRLRFLQGEPVTEPLPIAESLRNTPYRDPRAMAAPEQDAATRKALELAVRVGELMLRCGAGTRDVESAVVAVAAAAGLRRLEVDITNQSLLVQAPAPSGTPVTMLRVVRSNTRDFARLTSVHGLVEELVRGGIDDVDAAMRRLRRIQRTSRLYPRWLISLGYAGLAGSVCALLGGHTMAIVVAVVSALLVDRIGRELSKRAIPSFYAAAAGGAISVVLAWAGYLVAAHGWLGLHMTAADFAYAVSSGIVVLLPGRAMASAVEDAITGYPVTGAGRLLTVFLSTSGIIVGVAAGLSITLRLDGALDLHLTAPKALQFGSAAASVWLQTVCGVIGGVSSAVTLRVMPKHLLLAGVLGGLGLFLAAALPQYLGTGATTAVAVAAICAGVLGRILGLRLGAPALVVVVPAVSPLLPGLSIFRGMYEAVAGSIVSTSVTTQGQAIATMMGAAATALAISTGVVLGDVVSAPFDQRVLRRGRTRRR from the coding sequence ATGGCGCAGCATGGTGAGTACACCGACCCCGGTGGCATCCCGCTGCCCGGCCGATTGCGATTCCTGCAAGGGGAGCCGGTCACCGAACCGCTGCCGATCGCTGAGTCGCTGCGTAACACCCCGTATCGCGATCCGCGGGCGATGGCCGCACCCGAGCAGGATGCCGCCACTCGCAAGGCCCTCGAACTTGCCGTCCGCGTCGGCGAACTCATGCTGCGCTGCGGTGCCGGCACCCGCGACGTCGAATCGGCAGTCGTCGCCGTCGCCGCAGCGGCCGGTCTGCGGCGGCTCGAGGTCGACATCACCAACCAGTCGCTGCTCGTGCAAGCACCCGCACCCTCGGGCACCCCGGTCACGATGCTGCGGGTCGTGCGATCCAACACGCGTGACTTCGCGCGCCTGACCTCCGTGCACGGGCTCGTCGAAGAGCTCGTCAGAGGTGGCATCGACGACGTCGACGCCGCGATGAGACGGTTGCGCCGGATCCAGCGCACCTCCCGGCTCTACCCGCGGTGGCTGATCAGTCTTGGCTACGCCGGTCTTGCCGGCTCGGTGTGTGCGCTGCTGGGCGGACACACCATGGCGATCGTCGTGGCGGTGGTGTCGGCACTGCTGGTGGACCGGATCGGCAGAGAGCTGAGCAAGCGCGCGATTCCCTCGTTCTATGCGGCTGCTGCTGGGGGAGCCATCTCGGTGGTTCTTGCGTGGGCGGGATATCTCGTTGCCGCGCACGGGTGGCTGGGGTTGCACATGACGGCGGCCGACTTCGCATATGCAGTCTCCTCAGGCATCGTCGTGCTGCTGCCCGGCCGGGCGATGGCCTCCGCCGTGGAGGATGCGATCACCGGATATCCGGTCACTGGCGCGGGTCGTCTGCTGACGGTCTTTCTGTCGACCAGCGGGATCATCGTCGGCGTCGCCGCTGGACTGTCGATCACCCTGCGGCTTGATGGTGCCCTCGACTTGCACCTCACCGCGCCCAAGGCATTGCAGTTCGGCTCGGCGGCCGCAAGCGTCTGGTTGCAGACGGTGTGCGGTGTCATCGGTGGTGTCAGCAGCGCGGTCACCTTGCGGGTCATGCCAAAGCACCTGCTGCTCGCCGGTGTGCTCGGTGGGCTCGGGCTTTTCCTGGCGGCCGCGCTGCCGCAGTACCTCGGCACCGGCGCGACGACGGCCGTCGCAGTGGCGGCGATCTGTGCCGGAGTGCTCGGACGGATCCTCGGGCTGCGGCTGGGTGCACCCGCGCTCGTGGTGGTCGTGCCGGCGGTGTCGCCCTTGCTGCCGGGTCTGAGCATCTTCCGTGGCATGTACGAAGCCGTGGCCGGCAGCATCGTCAGCACCTCGGTCACGACGCAAGGGCAGGCGATCGCAACCATGATGGGTGCGGCCGCGACGGCGCTGGCGATCAGCACCGGAGTGGTGCTGGGGGATGTCGTGTCGGCGCCCTTCGACCAGCGTGTGCTGCGCCGAGGTCGCACCCGCCGACGCTGA
- the mgrA gene encoding L-glyceraldehyde 3-phosphate reductase, translated as MHFDDYQAAPKRYDSMTYRRCGTSGLDLPAISLGLWHNFGDDVPLERQRAILRRAFDLGVTHFDLANNYGPPYGSAERNFGTIFAQDFKRYRDELIISTKAGYDMWPGPYGQGGGSRKYLLASLDQSLQRMGVDYVDIFYSHRFDESTPLLETLGALDTAVRQGKALYVEISSYSGDRTREAVKILREMGTPLLIHQPSYSMLNRWVEEDLLDVLGVNGVGCIAFSPLAQGMLTAKYLKGVPEGSRASQGKSLDRKLLTEESLKHIRALNRIAKTRGQSLAQMALAWTLRDKRVTSALVGASSVAQLEDNLGALKNLDFTDDELTKIDKHAVEAGINLWKKSSDK; from the coding sequence ATGCACTTCGACGACTATCAGGCCGCCCCCAAGCGCTACGACTCGATGACCTACCGCCGTTGCGGCACAAGCGGATTGGACCTTCCGGCCATCTCCCTCGGCCTCTGGCACAACTTCGGCGACGACGTGCCGTTGGAGCGCCAGCGGGCGATCCTGCGCCGGGCGTTCGACCTCGGGGTCACGCACTTCGACCTGGCGAACAACTACGGCCCGCCATACGGTTCGGCCGAGCGCAACTTCGGCACGATCTTCGCCCAGGATTTCAAGCGCTATCGCGACGAACTGATCATCTCGACCAAGGCGGGCTACGACATGTGGCCAGGGCCGTACGGCCAGGGTGGTGGGTCGCGCAAGTATCTGCTCGCCTCGCTCGACCAGTCGCTGCAGCGGATGGGCGTCGACTACGTCGACATCTTCTACAGTCACCGATTCGACGAGTCGACTCCGCTGCTGGAGACGCTCGGCGCGCTCGACACCGCGGTGCGACAGGGCAAGGCGCTGTATGTCGAAATCTCGTCCTACAGCGGTGACCGCACGCGTGAGGCCGTCAAGATCCTGCGCGAGATGGGCACGCCACTGCTGATCCACCAACCGTCATACTCGATGCTCAACCGGTGGGTCGAGGAGGATCTGCTAGACGTCCTGGGCGTGAATGGCGTTGGCTGCATTGCTTTTTCGCCGCTCGCGCAGGGGATGCTGACGGCGAAGTACCTCAAGGGTGTGCCGGAGGGTTCGCGCGCGTCGCAGGGCAAGTCGCTGGACCGCAAGCTGCTGACCGAAGAGTCGCTCAAGCACATCCGCGCGTTGAACCGCATCGCAAAGACGCGGGGTCAGAGTCTGGCGCAGATGGCGCTGGCCTGGACGCTGCGCGACAAGCGGGTCACGTCGGCGCTGGTCGGTGCATCGAGTGTGGCGCAGCTGGAGGACAACCTCGGTGCGCTCAAGAACCTGGACTTCACCGACGATGAGCTCACCAAGATCGACAAGCACGCCGTCGAGGCCGGAATCAACCTGTGGAAGAAGTCCTCGGACAAGTAG
- a CDS encoding SDR family NAD(P)-dependent oxidoreductase — protein MSADLTGSVVVVAGAAGDLGRPTAAACAAAGATVIAAGRSEDRLDEVVALDPQRIVAAEVDLLDETATVAWGRSVLAEHGRVDGLLHLVGGWRGGQPIVESDSADWAFLHGNIIRTLQNTTRAFRDALEVGPHGRMAIVSTTGLAKPKQTNAAYLTAKAGAEMWLQCVAESFRDTNAAASIVRVMALVTPQMQAAKPEGYKSYSPVGQVADWMVDLFGRPVAEVNGLTESMKR, from the coding sequence GTGAGCGCGGATCTGACCGGTTCTGTGGTCGTGGTCGCCGGTGCTGCCGGCGACCTCGGCCGTCCCACGGCGGCAGCCTGCGCGGCGGCCGGTGCGACGGTGATCGCGGCCGGCCGATCGGAGGACCGTCTCGACGAGGTCGTCGCCCTCGACCCGCAGCGGATCGTTGCTGCGGAGGTCGACCTGCTCGACGAGACCGCGACCGTCGCGTGGGGCCGCAGCGTGCTCGCCGAGCACGGCCGGGTAGACGGCCTGCTGCACCTGGTCGGAGGCTGGCGTGGTGGTCAACCGATCGTCGAATCCGACTCTGCCGACTGGGCTTTCCTGCACGGCAACATCATCCGCACCTTGCAGAACACCACCCGCGCATTCCGTGACGCGCTTGAGGTCGGTCCCCACGGCCGTATGGCGATCGTCTCCACGACCGGGCTGGCCAAGCCGAAGCAGACCAATGCGGCATACCTGACGGCGAAGGCCGGCGCCGAGATGTGGCTGCAGTGTGTGGCCGAGTCCTTCCGCGACACCAATGCCGCCGCCAGCATCGTGCGGGTCATGGCGCTGGTGACCCCGCAGATGCAGGCCGCCAAACCTGAGGGATACAAGTCGTATTCGCCGGTGGGTCAGGTCGCGGACTGGATGGTCGACCTCTTCGGCCGCCCGGTCGCAGAGGTCAACGGTCTCACTGAGAGCATGAAACGGTGA